A window from Peromyscus eremicus chromosome 5, PerEre_H2_v1, whole genome shotgun sequence encodes these proteins:
- the LOC131911308 gene encoding vomeronasal type-1 receptor 4-like, with protein MVLKFIKKIIFLLMTMVGTLGNISVSVNYMFSWWGGPERKPIHLILIHLAFANIILLLAKGLPKTIATFGLRNFLDDIGCKILIYLSRVARGVSICTSSLLTVVQAIIISPRASGWRRLRPKSAWHILPFFSFFWMLNALISMNLIHSITSTNLNTSQLKNEDNYCYFMLESQKTKWIVLPLMVLRDAVFQGAMGGASGYMVSLLHKHHQHVLYLQKAKLLYRTPPELRAAQSVLLLMLCFLSFYWINCAFSLFLSLSLGNNSLMINIQEFMILGYATFSPLVLIHRDGLLPECWHAQ; from the coding sequence ATGGTTTTGaagtttattaagaaaataatcttCCTCTTAATGACTATGGTTGGCACTCTGGGgaacatttctgtttctgtgaattaTATGTTCAGTTGGTGGGGAGGCCCTGAGAGGAAACCCATACACCTTATTCTTATCCACTTGGCTTTTGCGAACATCATACTCCTCCTTGCAAAAGGATTGCCAAAGACAATAGCAACTTTTGGTTTGAGAAACTTCCTAGATGACATAGGCTGTAAGATCCTTATTTACCTGTCAAGGGTGGCCCGTGGTGTCTCCATCTGCACCAGCAGTCTCCTCACTGTGGTCCAGGCCATCATCATCAGTCCCAGAGCATCTGGGTGGAGGAGGCTCAGACCAAAGTCTGCATGGCACATCCTtccattcttttcattcttttggatGCTCAATGCTTTAATAAGTATGAACCTAATCCACTCCATCACAAGTACAAACCTGAATACATCACAGCTTAAGAATGAAGACAACTATTGTTATTTTATGCTAGAAAGTCAGAAAACAAAGTGGATTGTTCTTCCTCTCATGGTCCTGAGAGATGCTGTGTTTCAGGGTGCCATGGGAGGGGCCAGTGGCTACATGGTATCTCTTCTCCACAAGCACCACCAGCATGTCCTCTACCTTCAGAAGGCCAAGCTTCTCTACAGAACTCCCCCTGAGCTGAGAGCTGCTCAGAGTGTCCTCCTTCTGatgctctgttttctttccttctattggATTAATTGtgctttttctctatttttaagtCTCTCTTTAGGGAACAATTCCTTGATGATAAATATCCAAGAATTTATGATCCTTGGTTATGCAACCTTTAGCCCGCTTGTGTTGATTCACAGGGATGGACTTCTGCCTGAGTGTTGGCATGCTCAGTGA